In Candidatus Persebacteraceae bacterium Df01, a genomic segment contains:
- the lspA gene encoding signal peptidase II — MRVWQWRAVLVVLIIVVADQWTKWLVVHSSLTQQSIELTPFLRLVYAENTGAAFSFLANVGDWGRWLLLAASFFICVILLVWLQRATRPIEITALILILGGAVGNVIDRVRQGYVVDFIDIHIGTYHWPAFNIADSAITVGAVVLVLVVFAGEKKDSE; from the coding sequence ATGCGCGTGTGGCAATGGCGAGCGGTGCTGGTAGTGTTGATTATTGTCGTTGCTGACCAGTGGACTAAGTGGTTGGTAGTGCATTCATCGCTGACTCAGCAATCGATTGAGTTAACACCATTTTTGCGTCTGGTGTACGCCGAAAACACCGGTGCTGCATTTAGTTTTCTCGCTAATGTTGGCGACTGGGGGCGTTGGTTATTGCTGGCGGCGTCTTTTTTTATTTGTGTGATATTACTTGTTTGGTTGCAACGTGCTACTCGTCCGATAGAAATCACTGCGCTTATTTTGATTCTCGGTGGGGCAGTGGGTAATGTAATTGACCGCGTGCGACAGGGTTATGTAGTAGATTTTATAGATATACATATTGGCACGTATCATTGGCCAGCGTTTAATATTGCTGATTCTGCTATCACCGTTGGCGCAGTTGTATTGGTGTTGGTGGTTTTTGCTGGAGAAAAAAAAGACAGCGAATAG